In Canis lupus dingo isolate Sandy chromosome 27, ASM325472v2, whole genome shotgun sequence, one genomic interval encodes:
- the LOC112665630 gene encoding teratocarcinoma-derived growth factor 1-like — protein MDLRKMECFCCRVILIMAISKAFELELVAGKELNKTCCLNGRTCMLGSFCACPPALSFYGCNCEHDSLEENCESVPHDTWLPKRCSMCKCWGGWLHCFRQTFLPECDGHVIDEHFLVSRTPELTLSLGTTFLLAGICLALQSYC, from the coding sequence ATGGACCTCAGAAAGATGGAGTGCTTCTGTTGCAGGGTGATTTTGATTATGGCCATTTCCAAAGCATTTGAATTGGAATTAGTTGCTGGTAAGGAGTTAAACAAAACTTGCTGCCTGAATGGGAGAACCTGCATGCTGGGATCCTTCTGTGCCTGCCCCCCCGCCCTGTCCTTTTATGGTTGCAACTGTGAGCACGATTCTCTAGAAGAGAACTGTGAGTCTGTGCCCCATGACACTTGGCTGCCCAAGAGATGTTCCATGTGTAAATGCTGGGGCGGCTGGCTGCACTGCTTTCGGCAGACATTTCTACCAGAGTGTGATGGCCACGTGATAGATGAGCATTTCCTGGTttccaggactccagaattaACACTGTCTTTGGGCACCACTTTTTTGCTAGCTGGCATCTGCCTTGCTCTACAAAGTTACTGTTAG